The Thioalkalivibrio sulfidiphilus HL-EbGr7 genome includes a window with the following:
- a CDS encoding acetoin utilization protein AcuC encodes MITPSRTEPTRKALLIGASRYRRHSYGDNHPLGIPRVSLTLDLIRAYGALTEEEFQVSRKATPAELEWFHTREYVSAMQRCEALGKVYDRYRQRHNIGNFENPYFPGFFATPATATYGSIQGAERVLEGFMAFNPAGGMHHAAPDAAQGFCFFNDPVLGILRLRREGLRVLYLDIDAHHGDGVEAAFRSDDQVMTCSLHMDTSYAYPFKGGGIEDTGPLNNAVNMPLPKGMNDDEYRHVFGRLWPAVLEAFRPEVIVLQAGTDILGPDPLGKFHISTQLFLEVVERVINDAPRHSDGTPRLLVVGGGGYHPLMLARCWAGVWGLLSGRELPEAIPPEGEALLRAVDWDQDEEEDYFEDLFTSRLDRLVEGEVRREVRERVDALLSAHPALVRGGIMLEKTVTAG; translated from the coding sequence ATGATCACACCGTCTCGTACCGAACCCACCCGCAAGGCACTGCTGATCGGCGCGTCCCGTTACCGGCGGCATAGCTACGGGGACAACCATCCCCTGGGCATCCCGCGCGTGTCCCTGACCCTGGACCTGATCCGGGCCTATGGCGCGCTCACGGAGGAGGAATTCCAGGTCTCGCGCAAGGCCACGCCGGCGGAACTTGAGTGGTTTCACACCCGCGAATACGTCTCGGCCATGCAGCGCTGCGAGGCGCTGGGCAAGGTCTATGATCGCTACCGCCAGCGGCACAACATCGGCAACTTCGAGAACCCGTACTTCCCCGGTTTCTTCGCCACCCCCGCCACCGCCACCTACGGCAGCATCCAGGGCGCCGAACGGGTGCTGGAGGGCTTCATGGCCTTCAACCCGGCGGGCGGCATGCACCACGCGGCGCCGGATGCGGCACAGGGTTTCTGCTTCTTCAACGATCCGGTGCTCGGTATCCTGCGGCTGCGTCGGGAAGGGCTGCGCGTCCTGTACCTGGACATCGATGCGCACCACGGCGACGGGGTGGAGGCGGCCTTTCGCAGCGATGACCAGGTGATGACCTGCTCCCTGCACATGGACACGAGCTACGCCTATCCCTTCAAGGGCGGTGGCATCGAGGACACCGGGCCGCTCAACAACGCCGTGAACATGCCCCTGCCCAAGGGCATGAACGACGACGAATACCGCCACGTGTTCGGGCGCCTCTGGCCGGCGGTGCTGGAGGCCTTCCGCCCGGAGGTGATCGTGCTCCAGGCGGGCACCGACATCCTCGGCCCGGATCCCCTGGGCAAGTTCCACATCTCCACCCAGCTGTTCCTGGAGGTGGTGGAGCGGGTCATCAACGACGCGCCCAGGCATTCCGATGGGACGCCGCGGCTGCTGGTGGTGGGCGGCGGCGGTTACCACCCCCTGATGCTCGCCCGCTGCTGGGCCGGTGTCTGGGGCTTGCTCTCGGGGCGCGAACTGCCCGAGGCCATCCCGCCCGAGGGCGAGGCCCTGTTGCGCGCCGTGGACTGGGATCAGGACGAGGAAGAGGATTATTTCGAGGACCTGTTCACTTCTCGGTTGGACAGGCTGGTGGAAGGGGAGGTGCGACGGGAAGTGCGCGAGCGTGTCGATGCCCTCCTGTCGGCACATCCGGCGCTGGTCCGTGGCGGTATCATGCTCGAGAAGACGGTCACAGCCGGCTGA
- a CDS encoding endonuclease MutS2: MQADLKPLEFDSIRRLLERLTHTPYGADAARALEPAPTLAVARDMQRAVTAARTRIDAGRMPLMGQLPDIRAALRQASSPGARLSTQAMHNIQVVMRAAGQLAGALDETPDIYPGSLDELKPPQALVELLDKSLVGAGSLREDASTELEEAFAERSKLRAEVEQVVLGRMGRDDIRDCLDDHRKVQWNSERAVIVIRGTEADKVKGVRRGSAMGGRDQIVEPMEAVPLNNRLDTLNGRINAEQQRVLRELTAGIAEHMDALNGMLDALTWVDLAFAAGQLSHHMNAHAPTLVEGPRVRLAEAYHPLLLIQFADGSGPRPVPLSIHLDGNDVLLLVTGPNTGGKTVALKTLGLITVMAWCGLHVPAEQDCEIGSYARVIVDVGDHQSLFHHLSTFAGHVEVLKRILDEADGETLVLLDELGTGTDPEEGAALAMAVLDELLSRKVQGIVNTHLSPLKDYAARHPGIRNASMQFDHQRLAPTYRLIIGEPGVSLGLTIAQKNGLPEALVERARGHLAAIIGEGR; the protein is encoded by the coding sequence ATGCAAGCCGATCTGAAACCCCTGGAGTTCGACTCCATCCGGCGATTGCTGGAACGCCTGACCCACACCCCCTACGGGGCCGATGCCGCGCGGGCCCTGGAGCCGGCGCCGACCCTGGCGGTGGCCCGTGACATGCAGCGGGCGGTCACGGCGGCCCGCACCCGCATCGATGCGGGGCGCATGCCGCTCATGGGACAGCTGCCGGACATCCGTGCGGCCCTGCGTCAGGCGTCTTCTCCGGGCGCGCGGCTCTCCACCCAGGCCATGCACAACATCCAGGTGGTGATGCGTGCCGCCGGCCAGCTGGCCGGGGCGCTGGACGAAACGCCGGATATCTATCCTGGCAGCCTGGATGAACTGAAGCCGCCCCAGGCGCTGGTGGAACTGCTGGACAAGAGCCTCGTGGGTGCAGGTTCCCTGCGCGAGGACGCCAGTACCGAGCTGGAAGAGGCCTTTGCTGAGCGGTCGAAGCTGCGTGCCGAGGTGGAGCAGGTGGTGCTCGGGCGCATGGGCCGTGACGACATCCGCGACTGCCTCGATGACCACCGCAAGGTGCAGTGGAACAGCGAGCGCGCGGTGATCGTGATCCGCGGCACCGAGGCGGACAAGGTCAAGGGGGTGCGCCGGGGCTCGGCCATGGGCGGTCGCGACCAGATCGTGGAACCCATGGAGGCGGTGCCCCTGAACAACCGCCTGGACACCCTGAACGGGCGCATCAACGCCGAGCAGCAGCGGGTGCTGCGGGAGCTGACGGCCGGTATCGCCGAGCACATGGATGCCCTGAACGGCATGCTGGATGCACTCACCTGGGTGGACCTGGCCTTCGCCGCCGGGCAGCTTTCCCACCACATGAATGCCCACGCCCCCACCCTGGTGGAAGGGCCGCGGGTGCGCCTCGCGGAGGCCTACCACCCCCTGCTGCTGATCCAGTTTGCCGACGGCAGTGGACCCCGGCCCGTGCCCCTGTCCATTCACCTGGACGGCAACGACGTGCTGCTGCTGGTCACCGGTCCCAACACCGGCGGCAAGACCGTGGCGCTCAAGACCCTGGGCCTGATCACGGTGATGGCCTGGTGCGGCCTGCACGTGCCCGCGGAACAGGACTGCGAGATCGGCAGCTATGCCCGGGTGATCGTGGACGTGGGCGACCACCAGAGCCTGTTTCATCACCTGTCCACCTTCGCCGGCCACGTGGAGGTGCTCAAGCGCATCCTGGACGAGGCGGACGGCGAGACCCTGGTGCTGCTGGACGAGTTGGGCACCGGCACGGACCCGGAGGAGGGCGCGGCCCTGGCCATGGCGGTGCTGGACGAGCTGCTGTCCCGCAAGGTCCAGGGCATCGTCAATACCCACCTCTCGCCGCTCAAGGACTATGCCGCCAGGCACCCGGGCATCCGCAACGCCTCCATGCAGTTCGACCACCAGCGCCTGGCGCCCACCTACCGGCTGATCATCGGCGAGCCGGGGGTGTCCCTGGGGCTCACCATCGCCCAGAAGAATGGCCTGCCCGAGGCCCTGGTGGAGCGGGCGAGGGGGCATCTGGCGGCCATCATCGGGGAGGGGCGTTAG
- a CDS encoding HD-GYP domain-containing protein produces the protein MSSIADETMQDIRDSLPENCDEIYTRHVTELGEQRQVQASEDIFSATGHKLLARQARIDRGVFEKLTRHKLLRPLDHSLSIEGAVQSPELVTVGQELAEQDPLLQALHTTLKNPQAPLNHLGKVILVPPLAAKLTVFRERMSDHFRHAVRVALTACALAESGGAETAALSRTVCTAGLFHDLGELHISPEIFALRRPLEPPEERQVRAHPVIAYLLLREFPQYHPEVSRAVLEHHERLDGSGYPQGRSGDRLAMAGRILAVAELAVALCDRGGGDNLAAILKGQPEKLDALPVGRLLLALQHCPTSNKQSRPTMPEMIIADLREVLDLVQQGLEATRTDTGAAARLINGRLTDLARSLDRAGMRAAAPDQWLEDLQESPELSVELAALTREASYRLKGIAAEIQHQQVAVNGDTRSATPALSDWLDRISRL, from the coding sequence ATGTCATCCATCGCCGACGAAACCATGCAGGATATCCGGGATTCGCTCCCGGAAAACTGCGATGAAATCTACACCCGCCATGTCACGGAACTCGGTGAACAACGCCAGGTTCAGGCCAGCGAGGACATCTTCAGCGCGACGGGGCACAAGCTGCTCGCCCGCCAGGCTCGAATCGACCGGGGCGTATTCGAAAAACTCACGCGTCACAAACTGCTGCGCCCGCTGGATCACAGCCTGTCCATCGAAGGCGCCGTCCAATCACCGGAACTGGTGACTGTCGGACAGGAACTGGCGGAGCAGGACCCCCTGCTCCAGGCCCTCCACACCACCCTGAAAAATCCCCAGGCACCGCTGAATCACCTGGGCAAGGTGATCCTGGTACCGCCCCTGGCCGCGAAACTGACCGTGTTCAGGGAACGGATGTCCGATCACTTTCGCCACGCCGTTCGGGTCGCCCTGACCGCCTGTGCGCTGGCGGAGTCCGGCGGCGCCGAGACCGCGGCCCTGTCACGGACCGTCTGCACGGCGGGGCTGTTCCATGACCTCGGGGAATTGCACATCAGCCCAGAGATCTTCGCCTTGCGTCGCCCCCTTGAGCCGCCCGAGGAGCGGCAGGTGCGTGCCCACCCGGTGATCGCCTACCTGCTGCTCAGGGAATTTCCGCAATATCACCCCGAAGTCAGCCGGGCCGTGCTGGAACACCACGAACGACTGGACGGCAGCGGCTATCCCCAGGGCCGCTCCGGCGACAGGCTGGCCATGGCAGGCCGCATCCTGGCGGTGGCGGAACTGGCCGTGGCCCTTTGCGATCGCGGCGGTGGAGACAACCTGGCGGCCATCCTGAAAGGCCAGCCGGAAAAGCTCGATGCCCTGCCTGTGGGGCGTCTGCTGCTGGCCCTGCAGCACTGCCCCACATCAAACAAGCAGTCCAGGCCTACCATGCCGGAGATGATCATCGCCGATCTGCGCGAAGTGCTGGATCTGGTCCAGCAGGGCCTTGAGGCGACGCGGACCGACACCGGCGCCGCCGCGCGCTTGATCAATGGACGCCTCACGGATCTGGCCCGATCACTGGATCGTGCCGGGATGCGTGCCGCCGCACCCGATCAGTGGCTGGAAGATTTACAAGAGTCGCCCGAGTTGAGTGTCGAACTGGCAGCCCTCACCCGCGAAGCGAGCTATCGGCTCAAAGGCATCGCCGCAGAAATCCAGCATCAACAGGTGGCAGTCAACGGCGATACCCGTAGTGCCACTCCCGCCCTCTCGGACTGGCTTGATCGCATCAGCCGGCTGTGA
- a CDS encoding CbbQ/NirQ/NorQ/GpvN family protein, protein MKNLFNKLRGVERDAVQKPVEGEAPFYLPQGNEVEVFKAAYAKRLPVMLKGPTGCGKTRFLEHMAHVLDRPLVTVSCHEDLTSSDLVGRFLLEGEETVWQDGPLTRAVKEGAICYLDEIVEARTDTTVVIHPLTDHRRQLPIDKKSQIIDAHEDFMLVISYNPGYQTVLKDLKPSTKQRFVGLQFDYPKEDIERQIVKTESGGLDDALVDKLVAAGRKARGLKDHGLEEATSTRALCYAAELMNAGLSPMDACRAALIHPITDDPELVEALEEIFRAHFGDRLSGE, encoded by the coding sequence ATGAAAAACCTGTTCAACAAGCTGCGCGGCGTGGAACGGGACGCCGTGCAAAAGCCCGTCGAGGGCGAGGCCCCCTTCTACCTGCCCCAGGGCAACGAGGTGGAGGTATTCAAGGCCGCCTATGCCAAGCGCCTGCCGGTGATGCTCAAGGGCCCCACCGGCTGCGGCAAGACCCGCTTCCTGGAGCACATGGCCCACGTGCTGGATCGGCCCCTGGTGACCGTTTCCTGCCACGAGGACCTGACCAGCTCCGACCTGGTGGGCCGTTTCCTGCTGGAAGGGGAGGAGACCGTGTGGCAGGACGGCCCGCTGACCCGGGCGGTGAAGGAGGGCGCCATCTGTTACCTGGACGAGATCGTCGAGGCGCGCACCGACACCACCGTGGTGATACATCCGCTCACCGACCACCGCCGCCAGCTGCCCATCGACAAGAAGTCGCAGATCATCGACGCCCACGAGGACTTCATGCTGGTGATCTCCTACAACCCCGGCTACCAGACGGTCTTGAAGGACCTCAAGCCCTCCACCAAGCAGCGCTTCGTGGGCCTGCAGTTCGATTACCCGAAGGAGGATATCGAGCGCCAGATCGTGAAGACCGAGTCTGGCGGCCTGGATGACGCCCTGGTGGACAAGCTGGTGGCCGCCGGCCGCAAGGCCCGGGGGCTGAAGGACCACGGTCTCGAAGAGGCCACCTCCACCCGCGCCCTGTGCTACGCCGCCGAACTCATGAACGCCGGCCTCTCCCCCATGGACGCCTGCCGCGCCGCGCTCATCCACCCCATCACCGACGACCCGGAACTGGTGGAGGCCCTGGAGGAGATCTTCCGGGCGCACTTCGGTGATCGTCTGTCAGGTGAGTGA
- a CDS encoding lipoate--protein ligase family protein has protein sequence MTTLPTHWRWLDLGDLAPVELHAAYTGVARAMGPEDAPVLLWARPDRPHLSIGASQYAAADLDLARCEALGIPVIQRPLGGGTVWVDGDQECFFFILPRQRVPGGHRGLFDRCLGLVAHWFAATGLGVRRVGGQDLWLGTRKILGSGAASQGEALVFGASVLRHFPARSFAECIRAPSDGFRDWLAEALAEGMTDWRSQGIDPDTGLLQAGLRETCEGQAGWRFTDWQPDPRTRASMAEAREELAEPLDPSPGRRHVPEGIRINGLRYLLEQDRDGDWLRVLLDDGIIRRVASADPASHAALRACQGEPAHAGRLRAVLGDALPAARASDLASRLEALHASIPS, from the coding sequence TTGACCACCCTCCCGACCCACTGGCGCTGGCTGGATCTGGGCGATCTGGCCCCCGTCGAGCTGCATGCCGCCTATACCGGCGTGGCACGGGCCATGGGGCCGGAGGACGCGCCGGTCCTGCTCTGGGCCAGGCCGGACCGGCCCCATCTGAGCATTGGGGCCAGCCAATATGCGGCGGCGGACCTGGACCTGGCCCGTTGCGAGGCCCTGGGCATCCCGGTGATCCAGCGGCCCCTGGGGGGCGGCACGGTGTGGGTGGACGGCGACCAGGAGTGCTTCTTCTTCATCCTGCCCCGCCAGCGGGTGCCGGGCGGACATCGCGGGCTGTTCGATCGGTGTCTGGGTCTGGTGGCCCACTGGTTCGCAGCTACGGGCCTCGGGGTGCGGCGCGTGGGTGGCCAGGACCTGTGGCTGGGTACCCGCAAGATCCTGGGTAGCGGCGCGGCCAGCCAGGGAGAGGCCCTGGTGTTCGGCGCCAGCGTGCTGCGGCATTTTCCCGCCCGGTCCTTCGCCGAGTGCATCCGGGCACCCAGTGACGGTTTCCGGGACTGGCTGGCCGAGGCCCTGGCCGAGGGCATGACCGACTGGCGCAGCCAGGGCATCGATCCCGACACCGGGCTGCTGCAGGCGGGACTGCGCGAGACCTGCGAAGGCCAGGCCGGCTGGCGCTTCACGGACTGGCAACCGGACCCGCGCACCCGCGCCTCCATGGCCGAGGCCCGGGAAGAACTCGCGGAACCCCTGGACCCGTCGCCCGGTCGGCGCCATGTGCCCGAGGGTATCCGGATCAACGGCCTGCGTTACCTGCTGGAGCAGGATCGGGACGGGGACTGGTTGCGGGTGCTGCTGGACGACGGGATCATTCGCCGGGTGGCCAGCGCCGATCCTGCCAGCCATGCCGCTCTGCGGGCCTGCCAGGGCGAACCGGCTCATGCAGGGCGGCTGCGGGCCGTCCTGGGTGATGCCCTGCCTGCGGCCAGGGCGAGCGATCTGGCCTCCCGCCTGGAGGCCCTGCATGCCTCCATTCCTTCGTAA
- a CDS encoding nitric oxide reductase activation protein NorD codes for MTEQETLVQIQEVLQHLEHVSFVAHRDTKEAMPSVEPQGAADTLLWIETARDLFFRDREGGKSFLRHTPHMVEQTGSVRAWVEQAAAFGKWVNGWRALEGFLTQAGDVWQAWGAEGERAWYDMGIRWCERGIPEGRAYFGADFRELAGGEGIEGLRRLMQPAETLYLERKLNLDVFLAGATIARALVGSRGLEAWARRGADILQTGRSRGEAYFKLESEESLKHLLDTLPGYRPRAHSRFLRLIQVAWFGAHVSLEDGNWRPGRGRPMVETDGVRLFLPAVLESRDEAVVAVLHAAGHLHFDTYCGEDIEALFREMGMAHPPLDEDQRITWRPLFAAYAERMFRFQLLFDLCEDLRVNHRLQGRVPGFLSRLLRLARNHPAPEGAAGEYYRVALGAHESLITGQGLDARLQPLLSEGATIQDSFRIARALFEDAAFPEIDVEGREQAYLPGLSMNTARAVYPRKRGEPVGGYNEDTDAHADQKAVQEKQAELPPPQAPEQRQNDPDPDINVPQENTSGSGGRIGVGIPMPAQVDKRGVAHRQTLEGVPYPEWDYREQRYLSDWARVHEKRLEESDPDRAELLLAEHAPMLKRLRRALELQRPSRVAPLRKQLDGDELDLEAVTGFIADKKAGLSPKPFIYRRRTVQHRDTAVLLLADMSTSIMAKHPSGQGKVVDRLRAGLMMFAEAIESVGDPYAICGFASRHHDNVNFYVLKDFHEHTGPEVRASIAAVSGRLASRMGAAIRHGIRRFEQADAHHRLLLILSDGRPADYDDGGDSRYLHEDTRMAMKEAVDAGVHPFCITLDTSGSEYLPAIFGPGHYLVLDNVDDLPRRLPEIYLRLRR; via the coding sequence ATGACCGAACAAGAAACACTCGTCCAGATCCAGGAGGTGCTGCAGCACCTGGAGCATGTGAGCTTCGTGGCCCACCGGGACACGAAGGAGGCCATGCCGTCGGTGGAACCCCAGGGCGCCGCCGACACCCTGCTGTGGATCGAGACCGCGCGGGACCTGTTCTTCCGCGACCGGGAAGGGGGCAAGAGCTTCCTGCGCCACACCCCGCACATGGTGGAACAGACCGGCTCGGTGCGCGCCTGGGTGGAACAGGCGGCGGCCTTCGGCAAATGGGTCAACGGCTGGAGGGCCCTGGAGGGTTTCCTGACCCAGGCGGGAGACGTCTGGCAGGCCTGGGGCGCCGAGGGCGAGCGGGCCTGGTACGACATGGGCATCCGCTGGTGCGAACGGGGCATCCCCGAGGGACGCGCCTACTTCGGGGCGGACTTCCGCGAGCTGGCCGGGGGCGAGGGCATCGAGGGCTTGAGACGCCTCATGCAACCCGCCGAGACCCTTTACCTGGAGCGCAAGCTCAACCTGGACGTGTTCCTGGCCGGTGCCACCATCGCCAGAGCGCTGGTGGGAAGCCGGGGCCTGGAGGCCTGGGCACGGCGCGGCGCCGACATCCTGCAGACCGGGCGTTCCCGGGGCGAGGCCTACTTCAAGCTGGAGAGCGAGGAGAGCCTCAAGCACCTGCTGGACACCCTGCCGGGCTACCGGCCCCGGGCCCACAGCCGTTTCCTGCGCCTGATCCAGGTGGCCTGGTTCGGCGCCCACGTGTCCCTGGAGGACGGTAACTGGCGCCCGGGGCGCGGCCGGCCCATGGTGGAGACCGACGGTGTGCGCCTGTTCCTGCCGGCGGTGCTGGAGAGCCGCGACGAGGCGGTGGTCGCCGTGCTGCATGCCGCCGGGCATCTGCACTTCGACACCTACTGCGGCGAGGACATCGAGGCCCTGTTCCGTGAGATGGGCATGGCGCACCCACCCCTGGACGAAGACCAGCGCATCACCTGGCGGCCCCTGTTCGCCGCCTACGCCGAGCGCATGTTCCGCTTCCAGCTCCTGTTCGACCTGTGCGAAGACCTGCGGGTGAACCATCGCCTTCAGGGACGGGTGCCCGGGTTCCTGTCCCGCCTGCTGCGCCTGGCGCGAAACCACCCTGCGCCCGAGGGCGCGGCAGGCGAGTACTACCGGGTCGCCCTGGGAGCGCACGAGTCATTGATCACGGGGCAGGGTCTGGATGCCCGCCTGCAACCGCTGCTGTCCGAAGGCGCGACCATCCAGGACAGCTTCCGCATCGCCCGCGCACTGTTCGAGGACGCGGCCTTTCCCGAGATCGACGTGGAGGGCCGGGAGCAGGCCTACCTGCCGGGCCTGTCCATGAACACCGCCCGGGCCGTTTATCCCCGCAAGCGGGGCGAGCCGGTGGGCGGCTACAACGAGGACACCGACGCCCACGCCGATCAGAAGGCGGTGCAGGAGAAGCAGGCGGAGCTGCCGCCGCCCCAGGCCCCGGAACAGCGCCAGAACGACCCGGATCCGGACATCAACGTGCCCCAGGAGAACACTTCCGGCAGCGGCGGGCGCATCGGCGTGGGCATCCCCATGCCCGCCCAGGTGGACAAGCGCGGCGTCGCCCACCGGCAGACCCTGGAGGGCGTGCCTTATCCCGAGTGGGACTATCGCGAGCAGCGCTACCTCAGCGACTGGGCGCGGGTGCATGAGAAGCGCCTGGAGGAAAGCGACCCGGATCGGGCCGAGCTGCTGCTGGCCGAACACGCGCCCATGCTCAAGCGCCTGCGCCGGGCCCTGGAACTGCAGCGCCCCAGCCGGGTGGCGCCGCTGCGCAAACAGCTGGACGGCGACGAGCTGGACCTGGAGGCGGTCACCGGCTTCATCGCCGACAAGAAGGCGGGTCTCTCGCCCAAACCCTTCATCTATCGGCGCCGCACCGTGCAGCACCGGGACACCGCCGTGCTGCTGCTGGCCGATATGTCCACCTCCATCATGGCCAAGCATCCCAGCGGCCAGGGCAAGGTGGTGGACCGGCTGCGCGCCGGGCTGATGATGTTCGCCGAGGCCATCGAGAGCGTGGGCGACCCCTACGCCATCTGCGGCTTCGCCTCGCGCCATCACGACAACGTGAACTTCTACGTGCTCAAGGACTTCCACGAGCACACCGGCCCCGAGGTGCGTGCCAGCATCGCCGCGGTCTCCGGTCGTCTCGCCTCGCGCATGGGTGCGGCCATCCGCCACGGTATCCGGCGCTTCGAGCAGGCCGATGCCCATCACCGCCTGCTGCTGATCCTCTCCGACGGACGCCCTGCGGACTACGACGACGGCGGCGACTCCCGCTACCTGCACGAGGACACGCGTATGGCCATGAAGGAGGCGGTGGACGCGGGCGTGCATCCCTTCTGCATCACCCTGGACACCTCGGGCTCGGAATACCTGCCGGCCATCTTCGGCCCGGGTCACTACCTGGTCCTGGACAACGTGGACGACCTGCCGCGGCGGCTGCCGGAGATCTACCTGCGGTTGCGGCGCTGA
- a CDS encoding aldo/keto reductase, protein MNTASLIPGYANAKATRAYAEAHIASGDAAPGHYSEFLRARMQLSSLGVGTFGGEASPQVDAAISAIVTKALTRGINVIDTGAHYRYGRSLAAVGAGVRAAIEAGVPREAMFLMSKGGFLTLRGGPPADMNAWFESEIVAQGLGTKDDLAKGAHLLTPEYINYQIELSRSLMGVETLDAFLVDQPEVHIPVIGKEATNRKLARVFQVLERAANEKRIRAYGITTFEGFRVETDARMFQSITSMIGLAEGAAREVTGDDHARHHFKIVMMPFNQVMLEGFTRFNTATGQGNVGSPIQAAHQLEVYMMASHTMFKGHLGSQSVDVVAERFADLKPAQRAMQFNRSTPGLGTSLVGMSTPEHLDDMLAVAKLPPLERKDYLSMYKKAE, encoded by the coding sequence ATGAACACAGCTTCCCTGATCCCCGGTTACGCCAATGCCAAGGCCACCCGCGCCTATGCCGAGGCCCACATCGCCTCCGGTGACGCCGCCCCGGGCCATTACAGCGAATTCCTGCGCGCCCGCATGCAGCTCTCCAGCCTCGGTGTGGGCACCTTCGGCGGCGAGGCGAGCCCGCAGGTCGACGCGGCCATCAGCGCCATCGTGACCAAGGCACTCACCCGGGGCATCAACGTCATCGACACCGGCGCCCATTACCGCTACGGCCGCTCCCTGGCCGCGGTGGGTGCGGGGGTGCGCGCGGCCATCGAGGCGGGGGTGCCCCGGGAGGCCATGTTCCTCATGTCCAAGGGCGGCTTCCTGACCCTGCGCGGTGGTCCGCCGGCGGACATGAACGCCTGGTTCGAGTCGGAGATCGTCGCCCAGGGTCTGGGCACCAAGGACGACCTGGCCAAGGGCGCGCACCTGCTGACGCCCGAGTACATCAACTACCAGATCGAGCTGTCGCGCAGCCTGATGGGCGTGGAGACCCTGGATGCCTTCCTGGTGGATCAGCCGGAGGTGCACATCCCGGTGATCGGCAAGGAGGCCACCAACCGCAAGCTCGCCAGGGTGTTCCAGGTGCTGGAACGGGCGGCCAATGAAAAGCGCATCCGCGCCTACGGCATCACCACCTTCGAGGGTTTCAGGGTGGAGACCGACGCCAGGATGTTCCAGTCCATCACTTCCATGATCGGCCTGGCCGAGGGTGCCGCCCGGGAGGTGACCGGCGATGATCATGCGCGGCATCACTTCAAGATCGTGATGATGCCCTTCAACCAGGTGATGCTGGAGGGCTTCACCCGCTTCAACACCGCCACCGGTCAGGGCAACGTGGGCTCCCCCATTCAGGCGGCACACCAGCTGGAGGTCTACATGATGGCCTCCCACACCATGTTCAAGGGCCACCTGGGCAGCCAGTCCGTGGACGTGGTGGCCGAGCGCTTCGCGGACCTCAAGCCCGCGCAACGGGCCATGCAGTTCAACCGCTCCACCCCGGGCCTGGGTACCTCCCTGGTGGGCATGAGCACGCCCGAGCACCTGGACGACATGCTGGCGGTGGCAAAGCTCCCGCCGCTGGAGCGCAAGGATTACCTGTCCATGTATAAGAAGGCCGAGTGA